A genomic stretch from Serratia entomophila includes:
- a CDS encoding HK97 gp10 family phage protein, with product MGVKVKGVREAQANLDRMIGDIRGRKVVRAIQSALLIGGSQAALYTPIDTSTLLNSQYREISVNGSRVTGRVGYSANYAVYVHDPNIPQTFRRATAKKEFLTKGFEDTKAQIDRAIKKEMQL from the coding sequence ATGGGCGTTAAGGTGAAAGGCGTCCGTGAAGCTCAGGCCAATCTGGATAGGATGATAGGCGACATCCGGGGGCGCAAGGTAGTAAGGGCTATCCAGTCTGCTCTGCTGATTGGTGGCAGCCAAGCCGCTTTATATACCCCAATCGACACATCCACTCTACTAAATAGCCAGTATCGTGAAATATCAGTCAATGGCTCCAGGGTAACTGGAAGGGTTGGTTACTCGGCAAATTATGCCGTTTATGTTCATGACCCGAACATCCCGCAAACATTCCGCCGCGCTACCGCCAAGAAAGAGTTCCTGACCAAGGGATTCGAAGACACCAAGGCGCAAATCGACCGAGCCATTAAGAAGGAGATGCAGCTATGA
- a CDS encoding phage tail termination protein — protein MTPAMHRRVRDYFVDAGLTTGFITQMLRWRDTGKDVDKFLVFRPNSGSAIRNDLGSEYLVMVDVVGAINEDEEADNATQAIIGHIQANPMPNDCIGHIENVGGIPSPVSTTEGRLVYRLQFACLYGE, from the coding sequence ATGACACCTGCTATGCATCGCCGGGTGCGCGACTACTTTGTGGATGCTGGGCTGACTACTGGATTTATCACGCAGATGCTTCGCTGGCGGGACACAGGGAAAGATGTCGATAAGTTCCTGGTATTCAGGCCAAACAGCGGTAGCGCAATTCGCAATGACTTGGGCAGCGAGTATTTAGTCATGGTCGATGTTGTGGGCGCTATCAACGAAGACGAAGAGGCTGACAATGCCACTCAGGCAATTATCGGCCATATCCAGGCTAACCCCATGCCAAATGACTGCATAGGCCACATAGAGAACGTCGGTGGCATTCCATCCCCAGTTTCAACAACTGAAGGGCGATTAGTCTATCGCCTGCAATTCGCTTGCCTGTATGGCGAGTAA
- a CDS encoding Ig-like domain-containing protein — MQGCSTDNSKLFGRGIVLEVALGCPDTVPAESEWQSLIAGTSKGFDFSPNTVTSDADDTKGYVENLVTNSDFTLSFEGEVRKRDKLDQFGVAKFVKYYNDEIKAARQPTLWVREEYGPITFIGYMVITALSSDGGTNDIVTLSTEFKVADSDTIQVIDTPVDVAVTGVTVTPTSGSVAVGATTTFAVNIAPTDATDKTYAVTSSAPTKATATLSGSTVTVTGVATGTANIVVTTTDGSKTATFAATVTA, encoded by the coding sequence ATGCAAGGTTGCTCAACTGACAACTCCAAGTTGTTCGGTCGTGGAATTGTGCTTGAGGTAGCTCTGGGCTGCCCTGATACGGTTCCTGCAGAGAGCGAATGGCAATCGCTGATCGCCGGTACATCCAAGGGATTCGATTTTAGCCCAAATACTGTGACATCCGATGCGGATGATACCAAGGGCTACGTTGAAAACCTGGTCACAAACTCTGACTTTACACTGAGCTTTGAAGGTGAAGTTCGCAAGCGCGACAAGTTGGATCAGTTCGGCGTGGCTAAATTCGTCAAGTATTACAATGACGAGATTAAAGCTGCTCGACAGCCAACACTCTGGGTGCGTGAAGAGTATGGCCCGATCACTTTCATCGGCTACATGGTCATCACAGCCTTAAGCTCTGACGGCGGCACTAACGACATCGTTACGCTCTCCACGGAGTTCAAGGTCGCTGACTCTGACACTATTCAGGTAATCGACACCCCGGTTGATGTAGCTGTGACTGGTGTAACCGTAACTCCTACCAGTGGTAGCGTAGCTGTTGGTGCCACAACCACTTTCGCAGTGAACATTGCACCAACTGACGCAACAGACAAGACGTACGCTGTCACATCGTCTGCGCCAACTAAGGCGACCGCAACACTATCCGGCAGCACGGTAACTGTCACCGGCGTAGCGACCGGCACAGCAAACATCGTTGTCACTACAACTGACGGCAGCAAAACTGCAACATTCGCGGCCACCGTCACTGCGTAA
- a CDS encoding DUF6246 family protein, whose amino-acid sequence MTPLTEIGEMLISDASRDYFFRPSFGNMSRIGSPAEIVERFAELHTSEAPRLLSAAVAAYGEIPGWLLAYINSPSFSSSAIFAGMIVMQACCDDDISALVGELRPSKRGRRAFVFRRGSLPASDIIILGQSLITHGIIGKAKVRRLQRHETNSFVSEFSAFEYISAARNHFSMPRAEAEQLTMTEFQLLINAKYPDQKGFTAEEYDAVADEYMKKKARRLAKAA is encoded by the coding sequence ATGACCCCATTAACTGAAATCGGCGAGATGCTCATATCAGATGCCAGTCGAGACTACTTCTTCAGGCCATCATTCGGAAACATGTCGCGTATAGGCTCTCCTGCGGAGATTGTAGAACGCTTTGCAGAACTCCATACCAGTGAGGCGCCGAGATTGCTTTCTGCTGCAGTGGCAGCGTATGGCGAGATTCCAGGGTGGTTGCTTGCCTATATCAACTCACCATCGTTTAGCAGTTCAGCTATCTTTGCCGGGATGATCGTCATGCAGGCCTGCTGTGATGACGATATCAGCGCGCTGGTGGGTGAGCTGCGGCCAAGTAAACGAGGGCGAAGGGCGTTCGTGTTCCGTCGCGGAAGTTTGCCGGCGAGCGACATTATCATCCTCGGGCAGTCGCTGATCACTCACGGTATCATCGGAAAAGCCAAGGTTCGTCGTCTCCAGCGGCATGAGACAAACAGCTTCGTCAGTGAGTTCAGCGCGTTCGAGTACATCAGCGCTGCTCGTAATCACTTCAGCATGCCGCGCGCCGAGGCTGAGCAGCTGACCATGACGGAATTTCAGCTGCTGATTAACGCTAAATACCCAGATCAGAAAGGGTTCACCGCTGAAGAGTACGATGCTGTCGCGGATGAGTACATGAAGAAGAAAGCACGACGCCTGGCTAAGGCCGCGTAG
- a CDS encoding tape measure protein has product MASKEQVGNIVYEVEMNVANLLKAQRQVNERLDTMDERFKRSAKSSDTLSTSVTRLAGAVSAAISVQQVAKYADAWTTVNNKLANSVKANEDLATVTQRVFSIAQDTRAALDATASLYQRLERATRSYGTSVDDVARLTTIINQGFVVSGATAQEASNAVIQLSQGLASGALRGEEFNSVTEQGGRLATALADSLGVNIGQLRAMAAEGKLTTDVVVKGLLSQGDAIGKEFANTTTTIGQALEIANNNITQFIGSSTTVKSTVSLFNSSIITLSENLDVVAKVIGSVAAIVGTRYAAALTLAVAGQVKLAATAFAASTSLSAFGAAAALARGALALIGGPAGAAVLAASAIFYFYQRAKEARQAAIELADGVNTLLGKMKDMSATEIAASIAKLRGAIPELTGAVKDASDEYDKASKRVANLQREVEQWGTGTTRGRQAAEALTGAVDNQSIAFAELDRAQRNLSQTQSAVGIASAQLNGTFEQGIGLLSRHGEQAGFAAGMMNQLGRQLNFAAGAQEKFNASNLKITRPKNVQDYLDGLQDQVELQAELNDKKRAQLKAEQQIRRLGGTEADVVLARERAAAEYDSLQAQQEQKKATKEGIAEGKKSASQAESVAQKLANLKQQSELAASSTTELSREQAILTAQQSLGKGATQAQVTLAGEYAAKAWDAAAAAKGVTEAIKAMPEKAENKSYAESMQNLKAALDAGKIDLQEYNTATEKMALEHQNNLAKINSQAVVNPVASARAEVDPVQQLANENAQKLALMQQYQQQEQAILLQSYQQGKISYDQFILAKQATDDQYLALRTAQEKQYQEQQTAAQWQLLSQQSVGYDMLTSAVDAFSGNASNAITGLLTGTMSAQEAMRSLGNTILNSVINSIVQVGVEMLKNFIIGQALGSASTANGLMQAALLTNAWTPAAYAASVATGGAAAKVGAVAYGSGLATSMALSNVAGARYNGGPVSAGAMYQVGERGKPEIYQASTGKQYMIPGDNGKVISNRDMQGGGGVNVQVNVNNQTSGTAVQNADAYMQDGNVVVDLLLTDLERGGPVSSQMQQTFGLNRRASGSF; this is encoded by the coding sequence ATGGCAAGCAAAGAACAAGTTGGTAATATAGTTTATGAAGTAGAAATGAATGTTGCCAATCTGCTCAAGGCGCAACGCCAAGTAAACGAACGGCTGGACACAATGGATGAGCGTTTTAAACGCTCAGCAAAATCATCCGACACGCTATCTACCTCCGTAACACGTCTGGCTGGTGCTGTTTCGGCCGCAATTTCAGTGCAACAGGTAGCGAAGTATGCTGACGCTTGGACGACAGTAAATAACAAGCTCGCAAACTCGGTTAAGGCAAATGAGGATCTTGCGACAGTAACGCAACGAGTTTTCTCCATTGCTCAAGATACGAGAGCGGCGCTTGATGCCACAGCTTCTTTGTATCAGCGCCTTGAAAGGGCAACACGAAGCTATGGAACCAGTGTTGATGATGTAGCTCGATTAACAACGATCATTAACCAAGGTTTTGTCGTTTCAGGTGCTACAGCTCAGGAAGCAAGTAACGCTGTTATTCAGCTGTCTCAAGGCCTAGCTTCTGGCGCGCTTCGTGGTGAGGAGTTCAATTCTGTAACTGAACAAGGTGGTCGGCTGGCTACGGCCTTGGCTGATTCCTTGGGAGTTAATATTGGCCAGCTTAGAGCAATGGCTGCTGAAGGTAAGCTGACAACCGATGTAGTTGTTAAGGGTCTTCTCTCTCAGGGAGATGCGATAGGGAAAGAGTTTGCGAATACTACGACTACTATTGGACAGGCGCTTGAGATTGCCAATAACAATATAACTCAATTCATTGGCAGCTCAACGACAGTTAAGTCTACTGTTTCACTATTTAACAGCTCAATTATTACGCTGAGCGAAAATCTTGATGTAGTTGCGAAAGTAATCGGTTCAGTTGCTGCAATCGTCGGTACTCGTTACGCAGCAGCTCTTACGCTTGCTGTCGCAGGACAGGTTAAGCTGGCCGCAACCGCGTTTGCCGCCTCAACCTCTCTATCTGCATTCGGCGCTGCTGCTGCTCTGGCTAGGGGGGCGCTTGCGCTAATCGGTGGCCCAGCAGGGGCTGCTGTGCTCGCAGCTTCTGCAATCTTTTACTTTTACCAACGAGCAAAAGAGGCGCGTCAGGCGGCCATTGAGTTAGCCGACGGCGTAAACACTCTGTTAGGCAAGATGAAAGATATGTCCGCTACGGAGATCGCAGCCAGTATCGCAAAACTACGTGGTGCAATCCCTGAATTAACTGGAGCCGTCAAAGATGCAAGCGACGAGTATGATAAGGCGTCAAAGCGCGTTGCAAACCTTCAGCGAGAAGTTGAACAATGGGGAACTGGCACTACACGTGGGCGCCAGGCAGCCGAGGCATTAACCGGGGCAGTTGATAACCAAAGCATAGCTTTTGCAGAGCTTGATAGAGCCCAGAGAAATCTCAGCCAAACACAAAGTGCTGTAGGGATTGCTTCGGCGCAGTTGAATGGCACCTTTGAACAAGGGATTGGGTTGCTTTCCCGCCATGGTGAGCAAGCTGGTTTTGCTGCCGGAATGATGAATCAACTCGGTAGGCAATTAAATTTTGCAGCCGGGGCTCAGGAAAAGTTCAATGCATCCAACCTGAAAATAACCAGACCAAAGAACGTCCAAGACTACCTTGACGGTCTTCAAGATCAGGTTGAGCTTCAGGCGGAATTAAACGATAAGAAGCGAGCTCAGCTTAAAGCGGAGCAACAAATAAGACGGCTGGGAGGAACAGAGGCTGATGTTGTTTTGGCAAGAGAGCGCGCTGCTGCTGAATATGACTCTCTTCAGGCGCAGCAGGAGCAGAAGAAGGCAACCAAGGAAGGAATAGCGGAGGGCAAGAAGTCAGCCAGCCAGGCGGAAAGCGTAGCCCAGAAGCTGGCAAACCTGAAGCAGCAGTCTGAACTTGCGGCGAGCTCAACAACTGAGCTTAGCCGAGAGCAAGCGATCCTGACCGCACAGCAATCACTCGGTAAAGGCGCGACGCAAGCACAGGTAACCCTGGCCGGGGAATATGCCGCAAAAGCATGGGATGCCGCCGCCGCAGCCAAAGGCGTCACTGAGGCGATCAAGGCTATGCCTGAGAAGGCAGAGAATAAATCCTATGCCGAATCAATGCAGAACCTGAAAGCTGCACTGGATGCAGGGAAGATTGATCTTCAGGAGTACAACACAGCCACCGAGAAAATGGCGCTGGAGCATCAGAACAACTTAGCGAAGATTAACTCTCAGGCTGTAGTTAACCCTGTTGCATCTGCACGAGCTGAAGTTGATCCGGTTCAGCAGTTGGCGAATGAGAATGCTCAGAAGCTGGCGCTGATGCAGCAGTATCAACAGCAGGAGCAGGCGATACTGCTGCAGAGTTACCAGCAGGGAAAAATCAGCTATGACCAATTCATCTTGGCTAAACAGGCCACGGATGATCAGTACCTAGCTTTGCGCACTGCCCAGGAGAAGCAGTACCAGGAGCAGCAGACGGCGGCGCAATGGCAGCTGTTGAGCCAGCAGAGCGTTGGTTACGACATGCTGACGAGTGCTGTTGATGCTTTCTCTGGTAATGCCTCAAACGCTATAACAGGGCTGCTTACCGGCACAATGTCGGCACAAGAGGCGATGAGGTCGCTTGGCAACACCATCCTGAACAGCGTGATAAACAGCATCGTTCAGGTGGGTGTTGAGATGCTGAAGAACTTTATCATTGGACAGGCGCTGGGAAGCGCATCTACAGCCAATGGTCTGATGCAGGCTGCATTGCTAACTAACGCATGGACACCTGCAGCATATGCAGCATCTGTTGCTACAGGTGGTGCGGCCGCAAAAGTCGGCGCAGTGGCATACGGATCAGGGTTAGCAACTTCTATGGCGCTGAGTAATGTGGCTGGCGCGCGTTATAACGGCGGCCCTGTGAGCGCTGGCGCGATGTACCAGGTGGGTGAGCGAGGCAAGCCAGAAATTTACCAAGCGAGCACAGGGAAGCAGTACATGATCCCCGGTGACAACGGCAAGGTGATCAGCAATAGGGACATGCAGGGGGGAGGCGGTGTTAATGTCCAGGTAAACGTGAACAACCAGACATCCGGCACTGCTGTTCAGAATGCTGATGCCTACATGCAGGATGGCAATGTCGTAGTTGATCTGCTGCTAACCGATCTGGAACGAGGGGGGCCCGTATCATCCCAGATGCAGCAAACCTTCGGCCTAAATCGCAGGGCATCAGGCAGCTTTTAA
- a CDS encoding NlpC/P60 family protein — protein MTQNEFIRLVNGKPWANRACSFDAMDCWALVVLYYRHVLGLELHHVAGYESGADFITCYEQEAEHWLAVPVAAAGCIAVFYRGDSPSHIGVMTSPVKCLHSRGEFGFVRSDSPVALLKIYSRVEYMVHASI, from the coding sequence ATGACGCAAAATGAATTTATCCGGCTTGTTAACGGCAAGCCGTGGGCTAATCGCGCCTGCAGCTTTGACGCCATGGACTGCTGGGCTCTTGTGGTTCTTTATTATCGGCATGTATTGGGACTGGAACTGCACCATGTCGCAGGTTATGAGTCCGGCGCTGATTTCATCACATGCTATGAGCAGGAGGCTGAACACTGGTTGGCAGTGCCAGTGGCCGCAGCAGGGTGTATTGCGGTTTTTTACCGCGGTGACTCTCCGTCGCATATCGGCGTCATGACCAGTCCTGTTAAATGCCTGCATTCTCGTGGCGAGTTCGGTTTTGTGCGCAGTGATAGTCCTGTGGCACTTCTCAAAATTTATAGCCGAGTGGAGTACATGGTACATGCCTCGATATGA
- a CDS encoding host specificity factor TipJ family phage tail protein, with translation MPRYELQRLPGAPKQRGDVETGSMLINLLDGLNLHNDVVIKLNGRQIEDDFDISYKLQRDDVVAVFDQPEGGVGKLVTTILRPVTKILSGALKVFGLSNKPSASVSVATGESPNNDLTGQTNRARLYKGRPNVYGQRRVFPDLIQEALFEFVDNNKYLTEWFEVGFGKYTISSVRYSESNLGSLAGASYQVFDPGVSIGRIDVGYQFDDVDNETVPGLNESQDFPAQTATTNSPTEVAIESNQLKATVLSNDDNFSYFAALAVPHPVNFVINATWSEGGNMVTRSVTGSGNIISSESFIGEDLQSYTTFYIAEMTGEITSLPGSAITNNTLFTLNDQTPLVIGPSVSPIASSQVWVHVLVQLGATAGTTRYRVRFWKVDDNNNQIPGTAEQYDYFFDNDFQVTTRYFRTTHKFTPAAGSGRYAVTIQRLDNSNDANVVTLMAIHAVNIRENVVYPNDTIARVTIKGSNDSNSNREQKYNMLAHRHTISYDRSTGLVDYTLRPSRSFADAVLHEWVVVGQQPVSGIDVAALYAIADSLPDPQLGYFDYTFSDENMSLGERIQTICNVARVDGNDIGDVLTFWRDEKVDNPDAVFARSNMFWDEYKIAWQMSLPGGYDGVTLDYVDPLTNKKAYIYLNIDGNGITEVEDATVNALQVSLDGCSNSVQAYDRAWLEARKILFSRVTMTVKALESTQVVRGTVVQCPDMYDNAQQNGYITGRNGDVFTTSERIDFSLGDMWVVMTDSLGDYRGRWRAYPVIGNPKAFQAAAGSFDLNIYDRVSVQNASRYFIATDSELNSTIWRVDSAKPNGDETQTLSLTEYSEQIYQ, from the coding sequence ATGCCTCGATATGAGTTACAGCGCCTCCCTGGTGCGCCAAAGCAGCGTGGTGACGTCGAAACTGGCTCGATGCTGATTAACCTTCTCGATGGGTTAAATCTGCACAACGACGTTGTTATTAAGCTTAACGGGCGCCAGATTGAAGATGATTTCGATATCAGCTACAAGCTACAACGAGATGATGTTGTGGCCGTGTTCGATCAGCCGGAGGGTGGAGTAGGTAAGCTGGTAACAACAATACTTCGGCCGGTAACAAAAATCCTGTCCGGTGCGTTGAAGGTTTTTGGTCTATCAAACAAACCGAGCGCGTCAGTATCAGTAGCAACTGGGGAATCACCCAACAACGATCTAACAGGACAGACGAACCGTGCGAGACTTTACAAGGGTCGGCCAAATGTCTACGGCCAGCGTCGAGTTTTCCCCGATCTCATTCAAGAAGCACTTTTCGAGTTCGTTGACAACAATAAGTATCTTACAGAGTGGTTTGAAGTTGGGTTCGGTAAGTACACCATCTCGTCTGTAAGATATTCTGAATCGAACCTCGGTAGCCTGGCTGGTGCCAGCTATCAGGTTTTTGACCCTGGCGTTAGCATCGGGAGAATTGATGTCGGATATCAGTTTGATGATGTCGACAATGAAACAGTTCCCGGGCTGAACGAATCACAAGATTTCCCAGCACAGACGGCGACGACAAATTCGCCGACTGAGGTCGCAATCGAGAGCAATCAACTTAAGGCGACTGTGCTCTCTAACGATGATAACTTCTCGTATTTTGCGGCGTTGGCCGTCCCGCACCCTGTGAATTTTGTTATCAATGCGACATGGAGCGAGGGCGGGAACATGGTAACGCGCAGCGTTACCGGCAGCGGAAACATCATCTCGTCTGAGAGCTTTATCGGCGAGGATCTTCAGTCATACACGACGTTTTACATTGCAGAAATGACAGGGGAGATCACATCACTGCCGGGAAGCGCAATAACAAACAACACATTGTTCACCCTCAACGACCAAACACCGCTTGTTATCGGCCCGTCAGTGTCGCCCATTGCCTCATCTCAGGTTTGGGTGCATGTGCTCGTTCAACTGGGCGCCACGGCTGGCACAACGCGCTATCGCGTCAGGTTCTGGAAAGTGGATGACAATAACAACCAGATCCCCGGCACAGCTGAACAGTACGATTATTTCTTCGACAACGATTTCCAGGTGACGACGAGATATTTTCGTACCACGCATAAGTTCACGCCGGCGGCCGGCAGCGGTCGCTATGCGGTAACTATCCAGCGCCTGGATAATAGCAATGACGCTAACGTTGTAACGCTGATGGCGATTCACGCGGTGAATATCCGTGAAAATGTGGTCTACCCAAACGACACAATCGCACGAGTGACGATTAAGGGGAGCAACGACAGCAACAGTAACCGAGAGCAGAAATACAACATGCTCGCTCATCGACACACAATCAGTTATGACCGATCTACGGGGCTGGTAGACTACACGCTTCGCCCGAGTCGTTCATTCGCCGATGCCGTGCTGCACGAGTGGGTAGTCGTAGGACAGCAGCCGGTATCTGGCATCGATGTTGCTGCGCTTTATGCTATCGCTGACTCGCTTCCAGATCCGCAGCTTGGTTACTTCGATTACACCTTTTCGGATGAAAATATGTCGCTCGGCGAACGTATTCAGACCATCTGCAATGTAGCCCGCGTGGACGGGAATGATATCGGCGACGTGCTGACGTTCTGGCGAGACGAAAAGGTTGATAACCCTGATGCCGTTTTTGCGCGCTCTAACATGTTCTGGGACGAGTATAAAATCGCCTGGCAAATGTCACTCCCTGGGGGATATGACGGAGTTACGCTGGACTATGTCGACCCGCTGACGAACAAGAAAGCCTACATCTACCTCAACATCGACGGCAACGGCATTACTGAGGTCGAAGATGCTACGGTAAATGCGTTGCAGGTCAGCCTGGATGGCTGCAGCAACAGCGTTCAGGCATACGACAGGGCATGGCTTGAGGCGCGAAAAATCTTGTTCTCTCGCGTCACAATGACAGTGAAAGCGCTGGAGTCCACCCAGGTGGTTCGCGGAACAGTCGTTCAGTGCCCAGACATGTACGACAACGCCCAACAGAACGGATATATCACTGGCAGAAATGGCGACGTGTTTACGACCTCAGAGCGTATCGATTTCAGCTTGGGTGATATGTGGGTGGTGATGACAGACAGCCTCGGTGATTATCGTGGCCGTTGGCGCGCTTATCCAGTGATTGGCAATCCAAAAGCGTTTCAGGCCGCAGCTGGCTCATTTGACTTAAACATTTATGATCGGGTCAGCGTACAAAATGCCAGTCGTTATTTCATCGCAACAGACTCGGAACTGAACTCTACGATCTGGCGAGTTGACAGCGCCAAGCCAAATGGAGATGAGACGCAAACGCTAAGCCTTACCGAATATTCCGAACAGATATACCAATAA
- a CDS encoding SGNH/GDSL hydrolase family protein: protein MANTYLGIPVPTPTQDPVPSTKIQDHVFAGAKLDEWATSEQETYVDRLGNSHLTNAGLIANLSPLGKTYTQEQAAAAIASGEIPDGAFYFIWSDDEMTIAEQYKNAGGAQEKTGKVILNDAGIKQLIEFYIRQGLYMPDYFPIAFDRAGNVLMWSDNGGLDANKFGPVLWSFINDFVKGFLKQGVFSPDYFPVAYDRDGNVLLWSDDGAIDANKFGPSLRQNVIDIVNHSGVSSAQPGEALHKQKWKKARGDTGTPSKLVYAYTGNSWTDLNDIPIALQNVMTAGGMTAGDQGYADFNPASAQRMNNTVASLTNFTQQYSDSESHGANPPQFGVGPNGKSYTCVTTTGVAQITGLRGTNIDLYFWNKSASFEISIDGSAPVTLTGNGSDSTGKYSVSGLSSGSAHTIRITTTTNTGTVSIFGVNAWSPANSGFTVHKLGHNGAIADDYTRFTSWITPVVKDLDIDVLFIICCTNDFRRSRGVAEYKNGIRAIVNAYRAATPTIGICLVTEPQMNATGNPQLSAYDNANADLAIEFGCEHYSGYENFPKSYSVSSGQMGMFRDAWHLNGLGARYLTNDQYKAYIK, encoded by the coding sequence ATGGCTAATACCTATTTAGGCATTCCAGTTCCTACGCCTACGCAAGACCCCGTACCAAGTACAAAAATTCAAGACCATGTATTTGCAGGTGCAAAACTGGATGAGTGGGCAACGTCAGAACAAGAAACGTATGTTGATCGACTGGGAAATTCCCATCTTACTAATGCAGGGTTGATCGCTAATTTATCTCCCCTTGGGAAAACGTACACTCAAGAGCAGGCGGCGGCAGCCATTGCATCGGGAGAAATTCCAGACGGGGCATTTTATTTCATCTGGTCTGATGATGAAATGACCATAGCTGAGCAATATAAAAACGCAGGTGGGGCACAAGAAAAAACAGGCAAGGTTATATTAAATGATGCCGGGATAAAACAACTGATTGAGTTTTATATCCGACAGGGCTTGTACATGCCTGATTATTTTCCTATTGCATTTGACAGGGCGGGTAATGTGCTGATGTGGTCAGATAATGGAGGGTTAGACGCAAATAAATTCGGGCCCGTCCTTTGGTCATTCATCAACGACTTTGTCAAAGGATTTCTAAAACAAGGCGTATTCTCTCCAGATTATTTCCCTGTCGCATATGACCGTGATGGTAACGTTCTGTTATGGTCGGATGATGGGGCCATTGATGCAAATAAATTCGGCCCGTCATTACGTCAGAATGTTATAGATATAGTAAATCACTCGGGAGTTTCGAGTGCCCAGCCGGGTGAAGCCCTGCATAAACAAAAATGGAAGAAGGCAAGGGGAGACACAGGAACACCGAGCAAATTAGTTTATGCGTATACGGGGAATTCATGGACGGATTTAAACGACATTCCTATTGCGCTGCAAAACGTGATGACTGCCGGAGGTATGACAGCCGGAGACCAGGGCTACGCTGATTTCAACCCGGCGTCGGCACAGCGAATGAATAACACTGTTGCATCGCTGACTAATTTCACTCAACAGTATTCAGATAGCGAGAGCCATGGGGCTAATCCCCCTCAATTCGGCGTCGGCCCGAACGGGAAATCATATACGTGCGTGACAACAACGGGTGTGGCGCAGATAACCGGCCTGCGAGGGACAAACATCGATCTGTATTTCTGGAATAAATCAGCAAGTTTTGAGATTTCAATCGATGGCTCTGCGCCCGTCACATTGACGGGAAACGGCAGTGATAGCACAGGGAAATACTCAGTGTCCGGGCTTTCTTCTGGCTCTGCTCACACGATACGAATCACAACGACAACGAACACCGGGACAGTATCTATTTTCGGTGTTAATGCGTGGTCGCCTGCCAATTCAGGCTTTACTGTACATAAGCTGGGGCATAATGGTGCTATAGCTGATGACTATACGCGGTTCACGTCGTGGATTACCCCGGTAGTTAAAGACCTGGATATCGACGTGCTATTTATCATCTGCTGTACAAATGATTTTCGCCGCAGTCGTGGTGTTGCAGAATATAAAAATGGCATCAGGGCCATCGTTAATGCGTATCGTGCAGCAACGCCAACAATCGGGATTTGTCTTGTTACAGAGCCGCAAATGAACGCTACGGGCAATCCTCAGCTCTCGGCATACGATAATGCAAACGCAGACTTGGCTATTGAATTTGGCTGTGAACATTATTCAGGATATGAGAATTTCCCAAAAAGTTATTCCGTCTCAAGCGGGCAGATGGGCATGTTTCGTGACGCGTGGCATCTTAATGGGCTGGGTGCCCGGTATTTAACTAACGACCAATATAAGGCGTATATCAAATGA